GACAGGTATTTGATTACCCTGATATCGGTATCGAGTTCTTCCTTAATTTCCCTTACTATTGCTGCTTCGCCTGACTCCCCTTCTTCCAGCTTGCCACCGGGGAATTCCCAACGTTTGGCCATTTCCCCGAAATCCTTGCGCTGGGCAGAAAAGACTTTCCCATCCTTGATCAAGATGGCAGCAGCGACCGTAACATGTTTCATGGCAATACAACCCCTTGCAGATCATCGTAGCAGCAGTGATGAAATTGGTCCAGGAGAAAACAAAGTTACTTTCCAGTTGCTTTCCTGTCAGGTTTCCATTAGCCCAATGTGTTTTCCGCTATCATTTGGATTGAGAAAACCCCTATTACACAATTACTGATTACAGGTACCTGTAACAAATCAGCCCAAAATGGTCGCTTTAATAAAAAGTTTACTATTTTCATTAATTATTACGGTGATTCTAACCATAATAGTTTATAAACAATGTTGATTCTAGTGGAAATATATACTATTAGCCGATATTATTCAAAACATGGCTAAGCAATACGGGCTCCTCATAAAATGGGCTTTAGACAGAAATAATTTGATAAAAACCCCTGATACTGCAGAAAGGGGTGAACATTATCGATGTCCTCTTTGCAAAGAATCGGTTATTTTCAGGAAAGGAAAAATTAGGGTTCCGCATTTTGCACATAAAAAAAATGTACAGTGTACACTTGAGAGGATCAGGAAAATAGTTGCACAGTATAAGATGGTTGAGGTATTTTCTGACTGGAAAAACTCTACAGGGGAAAAACCGCAATTCCTACGGCGGTGTGGGATATGTCAGAAATGGTCTTTCCAAAACCTTTCTGACAAGGTAGATGCGATTGATTCTGATTTCCCCCTGTCTGATGGAGCTTCTGCAGATTTAGTTCTAAAGTCCAAGGACATTCCAGTAGCATTGATCTTTATTGATTTTAACCCAAATCCTTCGAAATTAAAAAATCTGCCAATAAATTTGCCTTACATTGTGGTGGACCCAAATGAAATTGTAAAAAATCCTTATATCTGGCAACCAATAAATGATCATTTCAATAAAAACATATGTACTTCCTGTATAAAGACGAAATCTATTCTTGCCAAACAAACATATGGGATAGAGTTAAAGAAAAACAACTTTCAATTTCGAACTATTCGTTGTTGGAATTGCAATCATACTATCTTGGTGTTCTTATGGCCGATCCGGCAAAAAGAAGGGTTGGCTGCCTCTCAGAATTGTATTTCACGACCTTCAACGTTAGTTGAAAAGTATTCAGACTTTACTGGCTCCAGCTACCTTGCAAATACGTGTCCACATTGTCATTCTGTTCAAATAGAACATTATCAACAAGAGCCACGAGAATTTAATTTCTAATGGGAGTTGTGCACTGTTTATTACCTTGAAAAGGGCCTCATAATAAAACCACTATCCAACAGTCTGATTATAGTAACTTATAATCCAGAAACAAATAAATCATGTGTATAATAGTTGAAGTTCTGTAAAATTTATCCCGCATATGCTCTGCTTGGTTCTACCAGCTCTAAAAATTCTTTTCTCCCCAACTTGATCCCTGAGTCATTGAGCCTGTCTTGCCTGCACTCAAAGATATGCTCAAGCACCTTTTTCTTTTCATCTTTCAGACCGAAATGCAGAAACCGGTGGCAGGTGGGACAAAGGGCTAGGATATTGGCGTAGACATCCAGACTAGTATCAATTTCATTCTGGACTGCAAGCGGAATGAGATGATGCCCCTCAACATATTGCCTATGTAATGACTGGGAAATGAATGTTTGATGTCCTCCATCTATCTCACAATGATAATCCGAGGCCTGGAATACCTGCCTGACCATAATCCTGTCCCTGCTTTGCAAAACCGTTTGTTTAGCTATCGTTGGCTGTTTGACAGGACAGGGGCAATCGATGAGTGAAAGCGAAGAGGGATGAATCAAGAAATCCTTTCCCTCGGCAAATTCCATATAACTAACAAAACCCGAACTATACATTCTGTGGCCCTTATCATTTAGGGTAACAAATATAGGGTTTTCGGTTAAAGCCTGCTTGATTTCCAACAACTGCGAATAGGAGTCGATATCGTACAGGCTCTCGATCTGTGGATACCCCATATCTCTCAAGATTGCTGTTATTTTACGCAGGGATCGAAAGTAATGATCAATCGTAGCTTCACTTACTTTTTTAACATTCTTCAAATACAACCCAAAGTATTCCTGTTGCATACCATATCCCTCAATCTTTACCAGAAAATGCTAAACCTACCACTTCCTCAACACCGCATTGATCCACTTCTCCCCTGCCCTGTCTGGTCTCTGGTCAGTAGTCTGCAGGATTTCCAGCAGCTTGAACTGACCTTGTTCGCTGATAAAGGCTTGGAAGGAATCAGGGGTATAACAGGTAAAGGTCCTGCCGTCTTTGGTAAAATCCTCTTCCCTTTCCTTGAAAGAACAATATAGGATTCCTTCGTCTTTCAAAGCTTTGGAAAGACGGCCAAAAACATCTTTCATGTCTTCTCGCCGAACATGTAAAAGCGAAGCGCTTGCCCAGATGCCATCGAAACGTTCTTCGTAATCAAGCGATTCAAAACCCATTTGCCGTACAGGAATCGAAACCAATTCCCTTGTTGCTTCCACCATGGACTGCGATAGGTCAAAAGCCTCGACCTGGTATCCCATTTGCTTGAAAGCAAGACTGTCACGACCACTGCCGCACCCGGCATCAAGAATGCTCGCCATCCGAGGCAGATGGGAAAGGAACAAGCGATATTGGTCTTTCATATCGACGGCAACCGTCGACTGTATGAACTGTTCTTTGTTTTTATCATAGTAGGAAACAGAGTCACCCATGGCATTTTCCTCCAAGGCATGCAGTATAACACTGATTGCAAGAGACAGGGCAACTAAAAACCTTCCCTAGGAATTGGGCACCAAATCATACAATACTTGTTTTTAGGGGGGTCACGTAAAACAGTAGCCATGCAATGCTGAAATAGCTACCTTTAGAACAGAAGGTACCAAATGAAAGAAACAATAGATCATGCTACGCTCCAAACCTTTGAAGAAAGCTTTGGCGCAGACAAAAAAAACAGGGTGGCAATGCATGCCACACTAGCCAATGGAATCCTTGAAAGTTGCAAGACAGTAGAGGCAGTGGTTGAAAACCGCCACTCCTTCTCGATTACCATAGAAGCCGGAGATATCACCGACCAGAAAAAGTCGGGTCGGTGCTGGATGTTCGCAGCGCTCAATGTAATGCGCCTCGAAGTCATGGAAAAGCTCAACCTCAAAAACATGGAACTTTCCCAGGCCTATCCCTTGTTCTGGGACAAGCTGGAAAAGTCGAACCATTTTCTTGAGAACATCATCGAAACCTTGGATGAACCGCTGGAAGGCAGGGTCGTGAGTTACTTACTCAAAGACCCCCTTGGCGATGGCGGCCAGTGGGATATGTTCTCCAACCTGATACGCAAATATGGGGTGGTTCCCAAGGAAATGATGCCAGAGAGCAAAGCATCCTCAGAAACCAAGACAATGGACAAACTCCTTACGTTGAAACTTCGCCAATTCGCCTGTGCCCTGAGAGAGGGCAACAAAGAGGGGAAAAGCCTTGAGAATCTTCGGGCATTGAAAGAAACACAGCTAACCTCCATCTACGACATGCTTTGCATCTCGATTGGCATTTCACCCAAGAAATTTACCTATGAAACACGAGACAAGGATGGCAAGTTCATCCGAATCTCAGATATCACTCCCCAGGATTTCTATAGGGACTATGTTTCTATGGACCTCGATCACTATGTAAGTCTGATCAATGCACCTACTGATGACAAACCCTATGGGAAAACCTATACCGTGCAATATCTTGGCAATGTACGTGGGGGAAAACCGGTTTGTTATCTAAATCTTCCCATCGAAGAATTGAAGAAGGCGGCAATAGCGCAGATGCAGGACGGCAAAGCCGTCTGGTTCGGTAGCGATGTGGGACAGAGCTCGGACGGGAAAAGCGGGATGATGGCCCTGAACACCTATGATCTGGAAGGACTGTTCTCCACTTCCTTCTTGATGGATAAGGCCCAGCGTCTCGATTATGGTGAGAGTCTGATGACCCATGCCATGGTCCTCACCGGCGTGAATCTCGACGATTCAGGCAAGCCGAACCGTTGGCGAGTCGAGAATAGCTGGGGCGATGAACATGGGGAAAAAGGATTCTTTGTCATGAGCGATGACTGGTTCAATGAATTCACCTACCAGATCGTTGTAGACATCAAATACCTGAACGAAGAACAACGGGCCCTGTTGAAACAGAAACCCATTGTTCTCAAGCCCTGGGACCCCATGGGCAGCCTCGCACTGTAAGAATAGAAATCATAAAAAATATGCAAAGCTCCTGCCTTCCTTCTGGAAACAGGAGCTTTTTCTTGACTGGGAAAAGAAATTAAAAACCTTTCGGTTCGAGCCCCCCTTTCCCTGCATCGCAAAGCCCCCCAAACGAAGTGCAGCAATGCAAGTATAATTCATGTCTGGGGGGATACCTTATCAATTTCTAGATACTAGGGAAATCAAAACACAATACCCTTTGGTTACATTTTCTCTTGTCCCTGTATGGATTGTAGCAATCTTGCAAGTATTTTTATGAAGTAATCCTTAATAGGCAAGCATTTCTTCAGGCCAACTCACCCGCCGCCTTGATCTTCACCCTGCTGGTATTTCCAGGGTAGTAAGCAAGAGGAACATCCTCCACATCGATAATCTCAACAGTCTCTTTTTGTGCCCCACTTGCTACGGCCAAGGCAATTGCCTCGTTCTTTGCAAGTTCCAAGGCCTGGGCGCGGGGAATCTTGTCAAAGGAAACAAGCTTCTCATAGGTACCGCTGACTTTGGAAATGGCAGACCCGATTGCATTGGCAGTCCCGAAATGATTGGGAGTCTGCACGCTCTTGGCTCCTACCAGGTCCTTCGGGATGATAATAGAACCACCACCGACAAGGATGACATCCATCGGCTCTGACGAAATCTTGATTGCATCCAGATTGTCCTCGACCATTGCCTGAATGGTTTCCATACCCTTTCGGACCAACTCTGCACTCAAATGGGCTACCTTGGAAGGATCGCCAAGGGTAACCATCTTGGCAGCAACTGCCAAATCGGTAGCGGTGAGCACATCGCCACCAAAGATCAGGGCTTTTTCTGCTATTTGGTATCCTACGCTGTCTGGACCTACTGTCACACTGCCATCTTCGTACTGCCGTACAATAGAACCTCCGCCAAGACCGATGGAAATGACATCAGGCATACGGAAATTGGTCCGCACTCCCCCGATGGAAACAGCCACCCCGCTCTCCCGGGGAAATCCATTCTGGATAACCCCGATATCGGTGGTGGTGCCACCGACGTCGATTACCACCGATTCCTTGATTGAACACAGGTAGTCTGCTCCCCTGATACTGTTCGTCGGGCCACAGGCAATCGTAAGGATCGGGTAACGGCGTGCATGTTCCACTGTCATAAGAGTACCGTCGTTCTGTGACAGGTAGAGCTCTGCATTCACCAGCCCCTCTTGCTTCAGAGAGGCATCGAATCCCTCGGTAAAGGTCTTTGCAACCTTGTGCAAAGCTGCATTGAGAATGGTAGCGTTTTCCCGCTCGACAAGACCCATCGAACCGATCTCGCTGGAGATGGATACATGGATATCATCGCCCATTACCTCATGGCAAAGCAGAGCTGCCTCTTTTTCCTGTTCATTGCGTACACAACCAAAAACACAGCTTATCGCTACTGCCTCAACCTTTCCTTTGAGACTGGCAAAAAAAGACCGTGCACCTTCTTTGTCAAACGGGGCAATCTCCTTGCCATCATACTCATAGCCACCACCAACGATGGCCGTTGCCAGAGAGACTTCCTGCAAAGCCTCTGCCCAGTCAATCATCGGAGGAATGGCAACAGAGGCAGGGGCCCCGATTCTCAGTATTCCTATCTTTGAGAGATGCTTGCGCTCGACAATGGCATTGGTACATTGGGTGGTTCCCAACATTGCTTTTGTTATGAGCGTCCTGTCAATCTTGGAGACAGAGAGAATTGCACGCAAAGCCTCAAGGATTCCGCTGGAGATATCAGCGCTCGTAGGTTGCTTGATATCGGCAACCACCTTGAGGTTTTCGTCAATCAAGACTGCGTCGGTATTTGTTCCCCCGACATCGATTCCCAGACGATAGTGCATTACTTCACCTCCTGGCAGCGCTCTTCAAGCGGAATATAGTCAGTGTCGCAACCAAAGTACCGGGGGCCTACCAATTCCAAGCCCTTTTCACTGCGCCACATTTCAAAACAGGGAAGCCCTACAACCAGAACCCGTTTGCCATACTTAAGGGCATCGGTGGTAACCGGCAAGAAGGTCTCGGTATCGACAAGACAGATAAGGTCGGGAACGGTTGCCACAATAGTGTTTTCTACCGTACAGGTCAGGTTTTCGTTCTGGAACTCTACCTTGGCCTGTTTGCCCTTGCAGTCAGCAATTCCATCGAGCACCACGGTTCCAAAATTGAAAGCACCCCGGGTCTCACGAAGCACATCGCTGATCTTTCCCTTGAACAGGCGATAGCCACCGGTAAACTCCAAGAAGCTTTGCTCAGGGGTCTTATCACCACTTTCCTTGACATTGCGGATAGCTTTCCCCAAGGTCTCTGACCTGCTTACAATATTCTTTACCCCATATGCTTTGACTGTCTTGCCATCCATAGGATAGAGGGCAACTGCAACCGAACCACCACAGCTCATGGTAACGGAGCGGGCCAGTTCCTCTGTCCATTTGTTGGAAACGGTCTCGAAAATTACAGCGTTTCCCTTCTCGTCAGTAAGGGCCATGGGGGAAGCACTGACCCCGCCGATGGTAAAGGTGACCATTTGCAACTCGGGAAACGCACGCCCCATGCCGTCGACATCGACCAAGGGAAGGCCAAGTGACGCCGCACAGACAATGGGGAACATACTGTTGAAGCCGCCGGCTTCCATTGGCATGAAGGCGTAGACCTCCTTGCCAAAATATTTGCTTACCAAATCATATAGGGCTTTTGCCTCCCTACCATTGGCCGCTTTCTCAGCCAAAACAGTAGGGGCCCCCATCATTGCCATGGGGACGATAAGGGCGTCATCCGGTATTTCCTCAGGATCGAGTAAGGTTACCGGTCCAAATTCCTTGATGGCACCCATGGCCATGAGTTTTCCAATATAGGGATCGCCGCCACCCCCGGCACCTAGCAACGAGGCGCCGAGAGCGATGTCTTCGATTTCTTTCAATCCGATCGTTCTCATTATTTTTCCTTCTTCTTTTCGAATATCCTGTGGAGGATGATATAACTGACCATGGAAACTACGATGCCATTGATAGGCCCGATGAAAAACACGGCAATATTGCCGGTGATGTAGGCAACGACAGCACCAAGAACAAACGAGATGATCCCATCAAGGGCAAAGCCTTTTTTGATTACCACGTTCTCTTTCTTCCCTTTGCCGAGGATCCAATAGGAAGCAATGATGACGCCGGCGATAGGGGGGATAAAAGCGGTGAGAATGCTCAAAAAGGCTTGGAATTTACTCATGAGGCCAATAGCTGCAAGCAGTGTCCCAAGTCCCCCTGCAATTGCAGTGGCAATCTTGAATTTCTTTTCCCCTACCCCAAAGAGATTGGACACTGCAATCCCGCCGCTGTAGGCATTGGTTACGTTTGTTGTCCAGGTAGCCAGTACCAAAGCGATCAGGCCAAAGGCAGGAACCCCGACTGAAGCAAGTACTGCCGAGATGTCATACTGACCGGTTACAATGGAAAGCACTGCACCGATAAGGATCATGAGAAGGCCAACGGGCAAAACGCCAAGGACAGAGGATTTGATTACGTCTTTGCGGTTCTTGGCAAACCGTGAGTAGTCGCCGCTGATAACCCCGCCAAGGGCGAAGGTAGCAACGGTGAGGCTGATTCCGGTAACCAAGCTCATTGGGGCTGCAGGCTGATAATTTGCAATGATGGCACTTCCGTCATTTTTGGTAAAAGCGGCAAACACGCCATAGGCCATAACCAAAAGCAAGGCGGGAACTGCAATATAGTTGAGGTATTTTAAGGCCTTATAGCCATACATAGCGGTAAGAAGCATCAGAATCCCCCAGACAAAGGAGCTAAGCCAAACAGGAATGGATACTCCAGTCATGGAAGCGACCATTGAGGAGAAGGACGATCCGCAGACAGCACTCTGAATCCCAAACCACCCGATACAGGCTATGGCAAGCATCAAGCTGATAATGTACTGGGCACCTTTTTCCCCCAGGACAGAGCCTGCCATCGAAACGGTAGGGAGGCCGGTATCACAACCTTCCATACCCATGAAACACATGTAGGTACAGACAATCCCATACCCTAGCAGGACACAAAGGACAACCCCACCAAGGGTAAACCCCATCCCGAGGAAGCCTCCGATCATAAGACAAGGGACGCAGATCATGCTGCCGATCCAGATCATGGCCAGACTGCCCCAGCTCTGGCGCTGTGAGGCGGAAACTTCAAAACCATTGTTGATTTCACTCATATGCTCTCTCCTTGCAAGTAATTGTGTATTGCAAGGATAGTAAAAAATGAGAGCGATTACGTCATTGGTTGTACATCCCAAAATCAGGGACACTTTTTGTCTAAAAGGACAAAATCATGAACCTAGGACTCTTTGGACAGCCATGGCAAAGGCAAGGAAAGCATTCAGGGGAAAAGCTGAAACCTCGGAACCGAACTGTGCATTGAGCTTTTGCACCCGATATTTTACCGAATTTATATGCAGATTGAGATGCTGGGCAGTCTTTGCAACATTCCCTTGGCAATCGAGCAGCAAAATTGCGAGCGTTCTCTGACTTTCGCTGTCTTGTTGGATTGGACGAAGACAATGGGTATGCTGCTCGATGGAGAGCTGGCCCTTCTCGATGCAGTGCAGGCAGTTCTTTGCAAAGGTAATATCTTCGGCAGTATAGAACAGCTTACAGGGAAATATGGAACGACAAGCTTCCTTGGTTTCCTGGATGGTAAGATAGGCCTGCCTCACCTCTGTGGTGGTAAGGGTATGTTGAATTGAAAATAGCTTGCATCGTAACACACCCAGTTCCTGGGCAATGGATTCTCTCTCCCCCAGACATTTCCCATCAGTGAAGGCTACTGTGTGCTTTTCGTAGTTGTCACAGACACAGATTGCATAGTTTTCCTTCAGGATGCGGGAAAGTGAATCCTTGTAGGTCGCATTGTTTTCTTCTTCTTTGTCCGGTATGAGTACCCACATCTCCTGCAAAGCGGCGACATCGATGTGGAACAGTTCGCCAAGACGACGCATCTTGATAGGTTCGTCACGCAAGATAGTCCGTATCATTTCCTCTGATATGAACTGGTTATGCTGGGGATTCCAGATGTTGACGAACAACTGTACCACCTCGACAATCTGCCTGAGAATTTCCTCGGAGAGTACCTTCCCTTCGGTGTTGATGGTATGCAGATACATTGCAGGTCCTTTGCCTGCAGTAATCCGGCTTTGGTTTTTCCACCAAAGCGATGGAAACCGATGGGCTTCCATCGCATGGGTAAGCGCAGATTCCGCGGCCAGCGGATAGGCAACGGCATTGAGCAACTTGTTGTTCTGGTCAGTCAGGATGAAACTGGTATGCAATCGGTCGCGGAGCATCGAAAGCAGGGTATCCATGGTCCTCAGATGCTCGGGAAGGCGGGTCACCTGGTTCAACAAGTCGCCGGAGAACAGGGTCTGTTCGGTCCTGTCCTTGATAACTGCTTCCATGACGGAGGTAATCACTTCGCTGTAGCGGTAGTTGATACTGCCCTCGGGCATCACGATAAGGGCGATTCCGTACGCATTGGCGACATCGAGAACCCTTTGGTCGAGTTCCTTGACGATAATACCCAGGTAATACAGGATGACCCCCACTTCCCCGTAGGAGGCAAGGTCCTTGAGAATATTACACTGGGCATCGACATCGTGGCGGATGTTATACCAGCAAGTCAGGGCAAGCTCGCTGCCGATGAACCGGTTCTTCTCAAAGAACTCATCGAGCAAAGCCGTAGGCTGGGCATATTCCAAGACAGACACGGAAGTAACCGGACGGTCTAAGGCACTCTTTCCTGCAACTACCGTGGCATCCTTGAGGCAGGGCAATTCCAATAACTGGGATAGATTTACACTCATGTTGCTACGCTAGTCAATGTTGTATTATTTGTAAAGAGTAAAGGAATCGGTTTACTAATAACAGGAACCAGATACAGGGCAAATCGTTAAAGAACGACCTTCTTCATCAAAGCGAACGCTGTCAGATAGCAGACCCCAATAGCACGCGGGTTTCATTTCCCTTAAAAGAAAATGACCGGAATTCAAAACAATGATACGATGTAAACACTATTCTTCTTTGAAAAATTGAATAGGTACATCAAAACAAACGAAAGGGATTTTGCACGTTATGGACTACAAGAACCAAGCTGAAGGTCTTGAAAAGCTGAAAGAACTGGTTGAAAACAGTAAAAACACATCGGTCTACACTGCTTTCGAAGTTTCCAGGCTCAGCGGGGTGCCTGACTATCGTCTTCCCCATGGGAATGAGACTTCCCCCTGGCAAGGGATACAGATGGACAGGTTATTGAGTTGGGATTATTTCATCTCGCGTCCGGAAGTCGTCTATGCATGGGCAAGGGACATGTGGTTCTCCATGGAGGACTATGAACCGAATAGAATTCACACCCTTCTTTCTGAAGGCATGCAATCGGGACGAATCAAGAATGTCATTACGGAAAACATAGACATGCTCCTGCAGAGGGCAGGTATCGGAAATCCTTTAGAACTCAAGGGTAGTCCCTATCTTTCCTACTGTATGAAATGCGGAAAACCTTTCCTTTATACCAAGGTGGCCCCAGTGGTCAAAGAAGGTGAAATTCCCTACTGTGACCTTTGCGGAACCATCGTAAGACCCTCCATTCTCTTTATAGATGAGCCTATGAACAAACCTATAATGAAAAAAGCCATCCCAGCATTTTCATTCTGCAACCTCTGCATTGTCATCGGTTCTCCCACTCCCCGAAAAGAAATTATAGACCTTTTCAAGACTGTTCGCAAAGACAAGCTTGTAGTCCTCAGTCCAAGGGAAACCTGTATCGATGATCTTGCTTTTATCAAACTCAACGATATTGAAGGGGTAATGCGGGAACTCGAGACTAGTTTTCGCAAACCCCAACCTGTATAACCAGGGGAATATCCCGTATAAATGGTAAAATCACAGAACAGGGCCTTGATTCCGAAAATAATGGTGATTATATAAAAGAGGTCTCCATACCTCTACCAGCTCGAGACGCTTCCCGAACTTTACTCTGGTTTCGGTTTTGTGCTTCCAAAACAACTGGCAAACAACTTCTGTACAAGGCAACGAGAGAACTCTATCAGCATTTTCAACTGGTATAGTCGCCTCTTTTTTGTGTGTGAAGGAAAATTTTTTCAGTCCTCAGATTCCTATCTCGCGCATAATTTCCATGATCTTATCAACCCTGCTTTCTTCTTCTCTCCCGTAATACCCAAAGAGTTTCAATTCTTTTACGATCTTCCCATCTGACATAAACAGTATGCGTTCGGAGCGCGAAGCTATCTTTGCATCGTGAGTTACCATCACGATGGCAGTCCCGACTTTGTTAATCTCACCAAATACATCCATGATTTCCCCTGCGGTCTTGGAATTGAGAGCCCCGGTCGGTTCATCACAAAACAGAATCTTGGGGTTGTTCATAAGGGAGCGGCAGATCCCCGCACGTTGCAATTGACCACCGGAGACCTGTGAGACTTCCCGCTGTCCAAGCGATGCTATGCCTGCCATCTCCATAAGATCGATAGCCTTCTTTGTAATGGCTTTTCTGTTCTTGGGGTCTGAACGTACCGCAATTAGGATGATATTATCCAGAATATTCAGATTCCTGAGCAAACTCGGCTGTTGGAAGACAAACCCCATAGCATTTCTGCGGGTATCGGCAAGTTCCTTATCCTTCATCTTCGACAGGTCTTTGCCATCAAAGAGAATGGTTCCTCCATTTACCGTATCCATGCCGCTCAATGCATACATAAGGGTCGATTTTCCAGACCCTGAAGGTCCCATGACCGAAACGAACTCGCCATTCTTTACTGACAGGGAAACTCTGTCAAGGACGTTGTGCTCTTCCTGTCCAAATGATTTTACAAGGTTTTCGCAGGTCAATAGATTCTGTACGGTAGTAGCCATGGCATTACTCCTTAATAGTATCAGAAATAGACAGGTTCCCAGAACTGGAAGTAGTGAGAAACGTTGCAAGTATCACACAAGAGAGCAGCAACAAAGGCGAGATTAGATAGGCAGACAAAGGTCGTACGACAAAGGAGAATACTGTCGCCCCA
The sequence above is a segment of the Sphaerochaeta pleomorpha str. Grapes genome. Coding sequences within it:
- a CDS encoding PucR family transcriptional regulator, producing MSVNLSQLLELPCLKDATVVAGKSALDRPVTSVSVLEYAQPTALLDEFFEKNRFIGSELALTCWYNIRHDVDAQCNILKDLASYGEVGVILYYLGIIVKELDQRVLDVANAYGIALIVMPEGSINYRYSEVITSVMEAVIKDRTEQTLFSGDLLNQVTRLPEHLRTMDTLLSMLRDRLHTSFILTDQNNKLLNAVAYPLAAESALTHAMEAHRFPSLWWKNQSRITAGKGPAMYLHTINTEGKVLSEEILRQIVEVVQLFVNIWNPQHNQFISEEMIRTILRDEPIKMRRLGELFHIDVAALQEMWVLIPDKEEENNATYKDSLSRILKENYAICVCDNYEKHTVAFTDGKCLGERESIAQELGVLRCKLFSIQHTLTTTEVRQAYLTIQETKEACRSIFPCKLFYTAEDITFAKNCLHCIEKGQLSIEQHTHCLRPIQQDSESQRTLAILLLDCQGNVAKTAQHLNLHINSVKYRVQKLNAQFGSEVSAFPLNAFLAFAMAVQRVLGS
- a CDS encoding SIR2 family NAD-dependent protein deacylase; the protein is MDYKNQAEGLEKLKELVENSKNTSVYTAFEVSRLSGVPDYRLPHGNETSPWQGIQMDRLLSWDYFISRPEVVYAWARDMWFSMEDYEPNRIHTLLSEGMQSGRIKNVITENIDMLLQRAGIGNPLELKGSPYLSYCMKCGKPFLYTKVAPVVKEGEIPYCDLCGTIVRPSILFIDEPMNKPIMKKAIPAFSFCNLCIVIGSPTPRKEIIDLFKTVRKDKLVVLSPRETCIDDLAFIKLNDIEGVMRELETSFRKPQPV
- a CDS encoding ABC transporter ATP-binding protein, which produces MATTVQNLLTCENLVKSFGQEEHNVLDRVSLSVKNGEFVSVMGPSGSGKSTLMYALSGMDTVNGGTILFDGKDLSKMKDKELADTRRNAMGFVFQQPSLLRNLNILDNIILIAVRSDPKNRKAITKKAIDLMEMAGIASLGQREVSQVSGGQLQRAGICRSLMNNPKILFCDEPTGALNSKTAGEIMDVFGEINKVGTAIVMVTHDAKIASRSERILFMSDGKIVKELKLFGYYGREEESRVDKIMEIMREIGI